One Nicotiana sylvestris chromosome 12, ASM39365v2, whole genome shotgun sequence genomic window carries:
- the LOC138883330 gene encoding uncharacterized protein — protein MEIDMVEAQPITEEVLQTHVNRETQHDNQDKCQRIMEIDMVEAQPITEEIDNEQALGIQVLESAPIIEEVAEKTFTQLTRRRSNLKQKESPTTIIRENASLDEINIGSVFDKKKSIINCFSNIAIKGHFEFKVVRSSSTRYSLKYNDDRCCWCVRAFRIKDSTLFKIVKIEKKHDCAANTMKADQRHATLKLISGYIIDNLRDPSFEVTPAFVMAEMQKLHGLDIGYHKAWHAIQLDSALIRGTPEENYELLSSYLYIMRSKNPRTYTNIKIEDNNRFLYMFYAYGSSIACWNHCIPVIVVDATFFKSKFRGVLMISVSKDANNQIFPLDFGIAESENNNSYEWYFSQLRNAIGSRENLIFLSDRHQAIAYDIAKI, from the exons atggaaatagatatggttgaagctcaaCCAATAACTGAAGAGGTGCTTCAAACACATGTCAACAGAGaaactcaacatgacaatcaaGACAAATGCCAACGGATAATGGAAAtagatatggttgaagctcaaccaataactgaagag ATTGACAACGAACAAGCTTTGGGTATTCAAGTCTTAGAGAGTGCACCGATAATCGAAGAAGTTGCTGAAAAAACCTTTACTCAACTAACTAGACGAagatcaaatttgaaacaaaaagaatccccaactacgATTATAAGAGAAAATGCTTCGTTGGATGAAATAAATATCGGATCAGTATTTGACAAGAAGAAGAGTATAATTAACTGTTTTTCAAATATAGCAATTAAAGGACATTTTGAATTCAAGGTTGTTAGATCAAGCTCAACAAGATATTCGTTGAAATACAATGATGATAGGTGTTGTTGGTGTGTGCGTGCTTTCAGAATTAAAGATTCAACACTGTTCAAGATagtaaaaattgagaaaaagcaTGACTGCGCTGCTAACACTATGAAAGCTGATCAAAGGCATGCTACTTTAAAGTTGATTAGTGGTTACATTATCGACAATCTTCGAGACCCAAGTTTTGAAGTTACACCAGCTTTTGTCATGGCAGAGATGCAAAAATTGCATGGACTAGATATTGGGTATCACAAGGCGTGGCATGCTATTCAACTTGATTCCGCTTTAATAAGAGGAACTCCCGAAGAGAATTATGAATTATTGTCTTCATACTTGTATATAATGAGAAGTAAAAACCCTAGAACTTATACTAACATAAAGATAGAGGACAACAACAG gtttctttatatgttttatgCATATGGATCATCAATAGCTTGTTGGAATCATTGTATACCAGTGATTGTTGTTGATGCAACTTTTTTTAAGTCAAAATTTCGTGGTGTTTTAATGATTTCAGTTTCAAAAGATGCAAATAACCAAATTTTCCCACTAGACTTTGGAATAGCAGAATCTGAAAATAACAATTCCTATGAGTGGTACTTTAGTCAGCTTCGCAATGCAATTGGGAGCCgtgagaatttaatttttttatcagaCAGGCATCAAGCTATTGCATATGACATAGCAAAG ATATAG
- the LOC104212303 gene encoding uncharacterized protein, translating to MAQALKGKVGGSFPCVIMEGDRVFKFDVWRNFMVYWKRDLQYKETIKSFLSNSHPQGTTAAFVGSDDDAMKLETIYFVESVLMGKRKNKNVSEQIMKIPNENETEKDKDKDKDSYTILGFPFAFCVWIMERLSESFKKDLQAEVTRINQKIVVAEKKIENEIMFTTKCPDAHLEDETENVTDIGKESIDGEEVQDVGECQDQKNPKETGVTEKNCKCGLQSQEDLESLLGTSVSEIVCKCLEGTYDLSTPLSYKEKFRVQTCANQESFEAVREETGVEYQEKSGVQSQDLENTERTSISEIVSKFIDGTCDLPTPPSLTDNIGTQENASEDNDVIGMILTIANESCELATEEHGEQLQDKENVQLEDKKNDASNILAELSLEKTQ from the exons tGTGATAATGGAAGGAGATCGTGTGTTCAAGTTTGATGTTTGGCGTAATTTTATGGTGTATTGGAAAAGAGATTTACAGTATAAGGAAACAATCAAAAGTTTTTTGTCAAACAG TCACCCACAGGGTACAACTGCAGCATTTGTAGGCAGCGATGATGATGCTATGAAGTTGGAAACaatttattttgttgaatctgttttgATGGGCAAGCGGAAGAATAAGAATGTGTCCGAGCAGATAATGAAAATT CCAAATGAGAATGAGACTGAGAAAGACAAAGATAAAGACAAGGATAGCTACACTATACTTGGTTTTCCTTTTGCCTTTTGTGTTTGGATTATGGAA AGATTGTCAGAGAGTTTTAAGAAGGATCTGCAAGCTGAAGTTACTAGAATAAATCAGAAAATAGTTGTAGCAGAAAAAAAGATTGAGAATGAAATCATG TTTACGACCAAGTGTCc AGATGCACATCTAGAGGATGAAACTGAGAACGTCACTGATATTGGGAAAG AATCTATTGATGGAGAGGAAGTTCAAGATGTAGGAGAATGTCAAGACCAGAAAAATCCAAAAGAGACAGGAGTAACAGAAAAAAATTGTAAATGTGGATTGCAATCTCAGGAGGATTTAGAAAGTCTATTGGGAACAAGTGTCAGTGAGATTGTATGCAAATGCTTAGAAGGAACATATGATCTGTCTACACCTCTGTCATATAAAGAAAAATTTAGAGTTCAAACTTGTGCCAATCAAG AATCTTTTGAAGCTGTAAGGGAAGAAACTGGAGTGGAGTATCAAGAGAAAAGTGGAGTACAATCTCAAGACCTAGAAAATACTGAAAGAACAAGCATAAGTGAGATTGTTTCCAAATTCATAGATGGAACATGTGATCTTCCTACACCTCCCTCTCTTACCGATAATATTGGAACCCAAGAAAATGCTAGTGAAGATAATGATGTAATTGGGATGATCTTGACTATTGCAAATG AATCTTGTGAACTTGCAACTGAAGAACATGGAGAACAATTACAAGATAAAGAAAATGTGCAGCTGGAAGATAAAAAAAATGATGCAAGCAATATTTTAGCTGAATTGTCTCTTGAAAAAACACAATAA